In Helianthus annuus cultivar XRQ/B chromosome 9, HanXRQr2.0-SUNRISE, whole genome shotgun sequence, the following are encoded in one genomic region:
- the LOC110876347 gene encoding uncharacterized protein LOC110876347: MVMKGIVEDADEGTSQPQPKRRKYIVRERGTANDLLKWYWTERNFFFANGVEYKYSYYLDEIYPEYDVFLKSFSRDGTLYPKRIKFNKVQMAARKDIDRAFGVLQKRWRILSMPCRLYEKDQIRNMMYACIILHNMILEDEGRAIVEYYGEEPKTNNEYISDENRTQNQYLIESRQIKSNLQADLVKHVSTLPPFDFNEDEDKDD, from the exons ATGGTGATGAAAGGTATTGTTGAAGATGCAGATGAAGGGACTTCCCAACCCCAACCCAAACGGAGGAAGTATATTGTTCGTGAACGCGGAACTGCAAATGATTTGCTG AAATGGTATTGGACCGAAAGGAACTTTTTTTTTGCAAATGGGGTTGAATACAAGTATTCGTACTATCTTGATGAAATTTACCCTGAGTATGATGTTTTTCTAAAATCGTTTTCAAGAGATGGAACCCTATATCCTAAAAGAATAAAGTTTAACAAAGTTCAGATGGCGGCACGCAAAGACATCGATCGAGCATTTGGTGTTTTGCAGAAAAGGTGGCGCATTTTGAGCATGCCTTGTCGATtgtatgaaaaagatcaaataaGAAACATGATGTACGCGTGCATCATTCTACACAACATGATTTTAGAGGATGAAGGGCGTGCAATTGTTGAATATTATGGCGAGGAGCCCAAAACAAATAACGAATACATTAGTGACGAAAACAGAACGCAAAACCAATATCTAATCGAGTCAAGACAAATAAAGTCAAACCTTCAAGCTGATTTGGTAAAACATGTTTCAACACTTCCTCCATTCGACTTCAACGAAGATGAAGATAAAGATGATTGA
- the LOC110876346 gene encoding uncharacterized protein LOC110876346 — protein sequence MVMKGIVEDADEGTSQPQPKRRKYIVRERGTANDLLKWYWTERNFFFANGVEYKYSYYLDEIYPEYDVFLKSFSRDGTLYPKRIKFNKVQMAARKDIDRAFGVLQKRWRIWSMPCRLYEKDQIRNMMYACIILHNMILEDEGRAIVEYYGEEPKTNNEYISDENRTQNQYLIESRQIKSNLQADLVKHVSTLPPFDFNEDEDKDD from the exons ATGGTGATGAAAGGTATTGTTGAAGATGCAGATGAAGGGACTTCCCAACCCCAACCCAAACGGAGGAAGTATATTGTTCGTGAACGCGGAACTGCAAATGATTTGCTG AAATGGTATTGGACCGAAAGGAACTTTTTTTTTGCAAATGGGGTTGAATACAAGTATTCGTACTATCTTGATGAAATTTACCCTGAGTATGATGTTTTTCTAAAATCGTTTTCAAGAGATGGAACCCTATATCCTAAAAGAATAAAGTTTAACAAAGTTCAGATGGCGGCACGCAAAGACATCGATCGAGCATTTGGTGTTTTGCAGAAAAGGTGGCGCATTTGGAGCATGCCTTGTCGATtgtatgaaaaagatcaaataaGAAACATGATGTACGCGTGCATCATTCTACACAACATGATTTTAGAGGATGAAGGGCGTGCAATTGTTGAATATTATGGCGAGGAGCCCAAAACAAATAACGAATACATTAGTGACGAAAACAGAACGCAAAACCAATATCTAATCGAGTCAAGACAAATAAAGTCAAACCTTCAAGCTGATTTGGTAAAACATGTTTCAACACTTCCTCCATTCGACTTCAACGAAGATGAAGATAAAGATGATTGA